Genomic window (Mya arenaria isolate MELC-2E11 chromosome 16, ASM2691426v1):
TAATTATACCCGTAATTATCGGcggtatattacaaaagaaacaaacattacactgacaacctttaattggcaatcataaaagtgtgaaaacccattGTAACAGGGCACTTTCACTtaacctttcaattaaaacagatgaaacggaaaacaaacaaatatgacgattcaaagtttatttcagaaagcaatcgatcacatatgaaaacattaatattcacatttacaattataagataaacacatatttcgttcattattattcgaattattataatattttattaaaaatacattgatgtttaacattggaatttcatgggatttttcagttacattaaagataattgtcatactgagcactaatattcaagtatttattaacaaatttaagaccaatgagtgaataaattaaaaaaaaacgaatgtggtccgtagtgtccctaaatctggtccgtagtgtccgcgACCCTTACGTTCCACGCCGTTATTCTTACGTACTAAAACGTTATGTCTAAATCTAAAAATACAGTAGGGCAGAGTTTTTTGTTCTACGATTTATCTCCCCTTTTACTCTCCATCGTACGATaccaaatcaaaacaaaatgggACTTCAAAGAATTATAGATTTCCTCAACTACTGGTATCTACAGTACACTCTAAACACAGCAGTTTATATGTTAGAACCTACGGAGGTCAAAGTTGTCAGTATCCTTTTATAATCAATCAAAACGTTTGATGGTGAAAAAACGTAAGAAATGGGCgtattctaaaatgccgtcgttccaggctaaccatcattaaaaaaaaaagcctggacggcattttagaatgactaggcGTGACACTTGTcgaaataattgtacgttgacggatttttttacggTTTTCGATATGTCAAGAATCTAAGAAAATACGTTTATTACTTTAGACTAATCATTACCTAGCTGCAAGCACTCTTCCGATTGCTTACCAGAGGACAGAGAAGAAATGCAATTTTCAATTAATGATATTCTGTAAAAATCTTATTAATGCAAAGTCAATATGTGTATGTAGCTtttatctgggaccaataatacacCAGTAATCTTACTCCCAGCTTCTATGGACAAAATTGAAATGccaaaaaattaacaaacaacattattatataagGACTTCTTCATACTAGAAAGTGCAATAAATACTTGTGTAGAAATCTTATCAATGCAAAGTTTAAACATCTATATTTATGAAACTTCTATGAACAAATGTCatataaattcattatattaGGCCTTCACAAGTTCTGCTTACTACAAGGGCTAGTCATCAATATGGCCTAGATCAAAGTCATAAGATCAACTAGCAAGCAAACTGATTGgcatttaaaactaaaaatctattttgttttactgttgtATATCCTGATCCATAAGTTAACTGGTGTACCAATCTTGGCTGTGTGAGCTTTAATTCTGGGCCATATGGTCTTTCATTGGGCCAGATCAGATCATGTGATCCATATATCACACTGTTTTGTATACCAATTGTCAATAGTGAAGTGAACATTTTGCTGAAATTGGACACTCACAACTACAGACTTTCTGGATAAATCTCGTGACCAATTTAGTTCATCATCAGAATCATTTGATCTTAACTACAAACTCCAGATTCGATAGTAGTTGCAACTATCGCCATCTTCCTGTACTCGGCGTATGTCTTTCTTCCGGGACATGCAATTATGATGATGCACTTCTTCGAGTATCTTTTCAATACCAACAATGGTACCCAAACAGAAGAGGTATTTTGAGGATGATAATGAAGGTAAGACATTCTTATTCTGTATTTAACAGTACAAATAACATGTATGTAATAAGAATTAATCGACTACATGTAGTTCTCAGTGATTCTACCACCACTGACTTTGTGAGGGAGTCTGATCTTGTCATTTAGAAAACCTTGGATGAAAACAACAGCCAAATTTGAGCCCAGCTTATGCAAACTGATGATTTATTGTCAAACGAAATTAAATCAAGACATTTGACTTACTTTATGTCTATAAATATAACTACTAGTTGGCAAAGTTTGCTACCAGATGTTGTGTACAcatcaacatttgtttcaaCAGGCTTTGCAGAATATTCTGCATATAAAATGTAGCTCACGTCACTAGATGCTCGAGTATTATTCACATTAAACTCTGTaataaacttataattatgtacatgtgtaattAATATGGTAGCATTTTTCAATTCTTATGAATTGTTGATGCCAATATTTACTCAATGAATGTGaaaattatgaattatttatttatatgattatattatttgCTAAATAAATTTTTAATTCTTACATTGTTAACAACAACAAGCATGACCATGACACAATTATAATAGTAAatttatctttatctttatgCAGAGAGAGACAAGCATCATACTTTTATAGAACCAACCAAAGATCCCACAGAAGCTAGAATTTCTGTTCATGGAAATATACCTTGCCACACATCTGCCAACTCCAGTTTGTGTTCGTGTCTCGGACTTTGCTCAGAACCCTTCAAAGGCTTGAAAGATTCTTAAAATCTTCATTCTAGTcattcagtatttttttccCAAAGATAATTCTAGAgctttttgttttaactttaagcaatttttatttcaagctGTGGTTGGATTAGTTAATATTTCAAGCtctatgtttataatatttcaaacttccttaggtttattattttaaaccgTACTTGTTTTTACCgtaataaagttgtcaaaatgaccTGCATCACATTGATGTTAAACTCATAAAAGTGTTAAATTCTTACTGTGCatgtttttgataataattgacatgtggttatattttttgttgaaacattCGGCCGATTGTTCAAACTTTGTTATATGaaatctttactgctctagAAGTTTAATGAATTTGGATACACATTTGATCTGCAGTATTattaacaagatttgagacaattgtttcagctgtacctgttaaaatatatgaacacatcATCAATAGTTAACTTTAGTAAAGCTCTGAACAATTGGCTCATTGTTAAAACTTTTAGTGGATGTCCTTTGGTTTTTCTGtgatttgtttctattttatacCTAAGATACACacttaaggtataaaataaCCTGAAATGGTtaagttttatcaaaacaatgtagGTTTGTTTTATCAAAAGAATGTAGGTTTTTAAAACCTTGATTTTATGtacttatatttgtttaattatcattatcaaaatgtatatttgcttCATATGTGAACAGATATATTACTGAATTGTTCATCTTTTAGTTAATAATTCATCTGAATATATATCCCGGTATTTACtggatgtgtttttttgtattttgattattaCGTGTTAATAATCActgaaatggattttttttattaaaatgtaaaatgtatatgaatttATATTACTTCTATTCACAGTCATCATACCAATGGTCATTATAATGATGATATAAAATGTACTTAtacatttgtttcaataaagcttttttttaatgCTATGACATTCACAAATCTAGTGTTTTACACCCTGCTGtcatattattatacatgtcgGTCAGTCAGTCgttagaccaaagcttgtccgtgtgatatctcaacaattcctggacctatggtcatcaaacgtGACATGAAAGTTGGGcttgacctgtagatgaccccttttgattttaggggtcattgggtcaaaggtcaaggtcacagtgactttaaaCAGGAAATAGTGGTCAAAgattgtctgagtgataactcaacaatgcctggacctatggtcattaaacttgacatggaggctgatcctgaccagtagatgacccctattgattaaaGGAGTCatcagatcaaaggtcaaggttacagtgaccttaaatgctaaaaggttgtccaagtgataactcgacaatgcttacacccatggccctcagacTTGGTGTTTGGGCCCGAACAGTTGATCCAGGTCACAGTGGCCTTGAATTCAAACTTGACAATTACTgtacctatggtcatcaaactttaaattaaggttgggcctgaccagtagatgacccctatttaaggggtcaaagtcacagtgtcTTTGAAGGCAAAAAGCTAGTCTGTGTGGTAACTTGACTTttcctgcacccatgaccctcaaactagATGGAAATTTTCTCTATATAAATATCGTGAATGCCAATGATGGGTTACGTGTGACCAGTAAATGAcaccaatatattttattgtaagttGTTCAATATTGAAGGTCCCACTaatcatatttgtaaaaagtTTGTTCACCCAATAACTTAAGAATGGTATGATAATTCATCGTGGAACTTCCTAGGTAATCTGCCTTTGACCAGTCAATGATCCTACAGGtaacatatttgttaattttgtcgGCACTTTAATTAGAGGATGGTAATTGGGATTATGTAAATCGCAAATGTTATAGGTATGCTGACTAAGTTGTCAGctttttgtggggggggggggggggggggggggggggggggggggggggggggggagtatTTTAAACATCAAGGTCATTGTCCTCTTATTTGTCAAAtccttgaatatataaacaactgCCCACCAAAATGCCAAGGCTAATGTTTCAGATAAAAGCAGTGCTCAGAggacattttgttttaacagaGGCCACTGTAGATTTACTCTCTGTGCTTCCGAATCACTGGATAATAGTTTGACTGTCGACCAAAAGTCTTCACATATAGGTTTTACTTGACCAATTGATGTCTATAGTTTCGGTGCCAGTGGCTCAAACTTATTGCCCCAGCCATTgtcaatgtatattttcttaaaacacgTAAAATCAGCTCAGCCAATTTTTCGGACAAAGTGGTACAAAGGAGGCACAATGCGATCACAAAATTCTCTTGCGTTTAGGCAAAATTACCTAATAAGATGCGTTTATAAACATGAGGAAAAACTGACAACAGCCATTGAAACCAATACTATTTTAATAGAACAAGATAATTACAAAGAAatcatgttattaattattaagtaaaacatgaaatatgtcataaatatgtatgtataaataattcatgcagatcataaaataaatccatGCACATGGAATGCCAGTGTCTAAACACCTTGAATTCAGAGGAAAACTAGGATGAGATTACATTTTACAGGGAATTAGACAGtactttattgtaaataaacatatccattataacatttatcatatttttcatCTGACAAATGAAACAACCCTTGTACTATTTTAGACATTTTCACATGTAGATACAACCATTAAATCACAAAATCTAGAATTCCGCAAATTGGATATGTTGCCCATGCATCATTTTTTAATCAGAAATTCTGATAACATTATCAATAATGGGTAGGACTGATGTTCGTGGAGTGATAGGTTTTACTATTGAACATTGATTAAGTaaaattaacatattataataatatcttGCACAGATGGTAAAATCAAAATTCAAGGACAATAATTCCAAAAATGTTAATGCAATCAGACGCTGTCAAACCTTACTTGGATAAGAAATGCTTGTTAGTAGACCGGGTGAATATGGTCAAATTTGacaattcaagggtcataactgcTATCAAACAACATGATCGCTATATATTTGCTAGGCTATGCAGGGGACATTACACTCTTAAAATCACTATTTCATACAGCAAGAACAATTTCTATGTATATGCAATCACAATATACCAGTCTGGTGATATAAACTTAACATCTTTAAAAGAACATCAAAACAATTGAGATTCACTCTATAACTATTgaacttaaagggactcgttcacattTAATTAGGTcagacatcaattttttaattcGTATGAAATGTGATCAAAATGCTAGTTATAACTtatcaaaagttcaaataatagCTTTATTGTTACTAGACCAAAAATGCcctatttttcaaaaaaaacctttaaacgctATTGAAAATTTAATCAACATAAGCCTGGATTTTACAGAATTCTGTGTATGTGCCAGTTGCTGTTTGaagtttgttcataaaaaaaacgTACATTACTCGATTTCGACAAAGTTAAAAGTTTTTACCAACACAAAATCTGTGAATGAGTCCTTTAAAGATCTTTATGatctgtaaataattataaaacattgaaaagcaTAATGCAAAGgtaaacattacaaaattggtgtcaatatataaatatataaatacatcatTGCACTATGTAATAAGCAGCACTTACAGCATGGTGAAACTTTTCGAGTATCTGACAGCCACCTGTACCTCAAATCCGGCCACACTTTTTagagttgtttttttacagccttaattaataatttaaacaataccaTCAGAAAAAGCATGACaaagaacattaaaacaagttcAGACATTCTTCTTCATAATTGCTATCCATCACTGATGACACTATGTTAATATACGGTAAAAGTGGCGTGAATTAGGAACTTGACCACTCTTCACATAAGCTTCTATCACCAAATTGACCATACCAAATTTACCAATATCTCTGTCAGATCTTTTCCCTTAAATACCCATTAGTATTTATAATGCCCTATAACTAAATATAATCTGACAAATGTacacattaaatataaaaaaaaatactttacatGTAtcactttttttactttttgcttcaaacaatttacaaaactaTGGCGTGATTGTTaagattttaatatatttgacaaTAAGATTATCAACATCATATCTATGAGCTgatttttgttcaaactttcatcGAACATATGTTCGTAATTGTGTTTAAACTAAGGAATGTGATTTGACACAAACAAATTCTATAAGTAATATGCGTAGCATTCTGGAGGATGAACaagatttcattaaatttatctTTTCTTACTTGTGGTATTTATACCCAAGGACATACAATGTACACAGGGTATAAAGTCTGTATGACAATATCAATTTAAGAAAAGGAAGATGTTTGAAGTTATTAACATTCCTGTACATGTGCGTATTTGTCCCTGGCAACATaattaccaagtttcattgaaatatcttTATGGTTTTTTAGTTATGGCAAAGTTTAAAGGTTTTGCACAATGACACTGAACAACAATGACACTGAACAACAATGACACTGAACAACAATGACATTGGGTCTTTTACAATATCTTGACTTTTTTTCTAAGAAGACAAGCAAATAATGTGGATGAAgctaaaaaaaattgattgccTGAAGGAAATCAGCATTTTTCAGGTACAagcatcttaaaataaaatcaaaacatgtaaaaccaATCAGGTTGGAACAGGCATGTACTCTGCACGATTACGAGGTCCAAATTTCTGGACTAATCTCTCGCGTTCTCGGTTTACACTTGCCATAAACGTCTCGTGTCGCTGGTAGCGTACCAGCTtgtaaaatgacgtcacaaaaaGGAACAGCCAACAGATAAAGTTTGACCAGCTTCCAAACTGtaagtaaaacaattttgcaaacatgAAACTACTGTttaacaataaacttttcaagCGACCGATGCATTAAAGGATCATGGCATTCGGTCCACCCTAATCTGTTTAGTGAAACTCAAATTATAACCTATGGCAAGTTTATCCACTGCCATATCAAAAGGGTTACTGACAACAGCCATCAGCGACTTGGCATATACTTCGACATCACGTCATGTACTAACAACTTAAGAGACTTGCCCATATCTGTGTAAAGCATGCGTACATGTAAAGTTTCAATCAGAACACCTCCGCCAACTCTGCTAATTGTGACAAGCCTTAGATGTATCCGGTGCATCAGAAGAAttagtttgtaaaattaataatattaatttattgtagtGCTTTAATGGTAATTATAATTACTTAGTTCAAAAATTCCCAGTGAAGTGTACTATTGCATAAACCATTAAGTTTACTAAGGGTAGAGTCCTTGGGCTTAActtcttaattaaaattactatGCAATCTGCTTGAAGCATACCGTAATTAAATGTAAGAAATTCAGATATTGTAAACCATtcatatacattattttgaaggaaaatggccgaggtgctcaGATTGGTACAGTTTGCATTGATTTCACCAATTAAATTGTAGCTGTCAAAAAAAGCATGATCACAACCTAAACTCTTTGAAATTCTGAAAACTTACTGTTTGAAGTCACATTTTGGGGCAGTACAAATTGACTGGCTCTTAGTATCAAAATTTCATTGTGATTGAGCTACTGTATTAAAATGGCTTTGCTAAGATTATTGGTAATGTACAATTCATTCGattattttcattggtttaaactGGGTAGTCTAAGCTTTCTTAAGTTCTTTAGCTCAACTGTGACAAAAGCTGATCGCTTATAGAATATTCCTCAAGTccagaaaccagtactgatgtTGTAAGGcccctagtggggatcgaacatcttttccactagaccactctcatctcAATTTTGACAATGACAATCCAATAAAAATTCAGCAGATTTTTGATGTCcttaaattttgacattttctattttctgaATTTCACAAAGTAATATAAAATACTCTTAACTACTCTGAAGAATTTATATGAATGTATTCTGAAGCTTATGAAGATCTAGTTAACTACAATACAACTTgaagtattataatttttatgattacatggacataaaaaaataagaaataagaaaaaaaatcttctcacaataaaaaagtgtaaaaaatacCTCTGCCATTTTCATGTGAGTGTAGAAATTGTTGATGTTGATCTTGTCTTCGCTATAAAATGTGACATACTCTGCCAATTCACACctgaaaatcaaaagaaataaaatactacACCTtacaacaataacataacactcTGGGTTTTTTAATTgaacaagggacataatttgacaataattaaaacCAGAGTCAAGGGCCTTTGCTATGCGTAAGTGAATTATCCTTggcaaacataaacaaagttaaaggtaattattttaatttaatacacTTACGAAGTAATCTCAGAAGGGGGATTTGTCAGAAGATTGCACCATTCTTTAAAGCCCACAGATATTGTGATGCTCTCTGAAAACAGCATCAGCATCAACACCAGTGAAACCAAGCCTGTCAGCATTGAATCTAGCCAtgaactgaaaaataaacaacaacagctaAAACCTTAACCTGGGtgtaataatacaaaaaaacaactttatctttttcaatttgttaactaatgataatatttacaaaaggtTGAGTAATAGTTAAACATAGGAAGTTAGTCAAGGGGGTCATTACAtgttacagtatttttttaatgcagtCTGCTAAGTCAAAAAGAGCTGTCATAAGACAACATGCTcaactacgccgctttgacttagaagtgaacaCAATAAAGATGTAATATGTgactgtcaaaagcaataaaacaatcaaattaaaaagtgaacaagaatccTGATGTGGTtgttaatgattggcagaagagattcagtttcaactgctttcttctatttttttaacagtgaccttgatcctaagggcccaaaacacaatcccatggaagtcttccattaactcttcctacatatcaagtttggtcacattatgtcaaccataactgaaacagtaagctacttttagtaacagtgaccttgaccctagggggccaaaaggcaatccatgaaagctctgcatagacttgtcctatataccaagtttggtcacactatgtcaacccgaacttgagttattcagtactaaccatatttctattgtTAGCAAaaaccttgacctagaccataactcttggggcccaaaacacaatctcaggaaaggtctctataaactcttcctatataccaagtttggtcacaatatgtagacccttacttaagttattcaataccaaccctttttcttttaatagtaaccttgactttgaccctaggggcctCAAATACATTCCCattaaaggtctccataaactcttcgtatataccaagtttggtatctttttgtcaaacctagctaaaattattcgattcaaggtgactttgacactggcctcccaccagcccgcccaaacaatgacgcaagtcattcaaataacttgttctccatttatgaaaatgtggttaagaatataacaagagctgtcacagagacagcgcccTCGACTAATctgccgcttttcaatgtaaggattgaaaagttttggcgaaacatgcatggatcactgttagattagatttcaatgcaatacatgatgtgctgagatattaacataaaggtggttacatggaaaattttaaccagaattttcaaatctaataataaagggccattatttgcaaaatacagttatctaacttggttattcaattacgttgggtggttgaatacgattgtataaagtctcaatgcgatacatcaagtagttgctgagatattatcctatgtgtgcttacatgcaagaccttaaccagaatttctaagtctcataataaaggggcaaaaattatataatatgaaagatagagttatcttacttgattaaagaagaaggttaaatggttgggagcctgtgtgtaaagtttcaatggcatacatgatgtattgacttaaaagtggtaatatgcaaaaccttaaccagaatttttatgtcaaaagaaagcggccattatttgaatttaatgcaaactagagttatctaactcggttaattaagtaggttggatggttaagtaccattgtatcaagtctcaatgca
Coding sequences:
- the LOC128222070 gene encoding transmembrane protein 179-like produces the protein MGLHNLTVLFQITAFLLSFILSFFIFIPLAVNQYRFNAHCLLYASGHWNTSDISQLTDITWGPNSACGFGLFIGIVLMLVTLFYICLDALHLFRETESSWLDSMLTGLVSLVLMLMLFSESITISVGFKEWCNLLTNPPSEITSCELAEYVTFYSEDKININNFYTHMKMAEFGSWSNFICWLFLFVTSFYKLVRYQRHETFMASVNRERERLVQKFGPRNRAEYMPVPT